The following are encoded in a window of Rhodospirillales bacterium genomic DNA:
- a CDS encoding antibiotic biosynthesis monooxygenase, with protein sequence MIAVIFEVWPDPKKGRKYFDLAAALRKDVEQADGFVSVERFESLTDKGKYLSLSIWRDRAAVEKWYRHAKHGEAQAAGRKGVFRDYRIRVAEVFRDYGMKDGRPSI encoded by the coding sequence ATGATCGCCGTCATCTTTGAAGTCTGGCCCGATCCGAAAAAGGGCCGGAAATATTTCGACCTTGCCGCCGCGCTCCGCAAGGATGTGGAACAGGCCGACGGATTCGTTTCCGTCGAGCGCTTCGAAAGCCTGACCGATAAGGGCAAGTATTTGTCGCTGTCCATCTGGCGCGACCGCGCCGCGGTCGAGAAGTGGTACCGCCACGCCAAGCACGGCGAGGCGCAAGCCGCCGGCCGCAAAGGCGTGTTCCGCGACTACCGCATCCGGGTCGCCGAGGTGTTTCGCGATTATGGCATGAAGGACGGACGCCCTTCCATTTGA